A single genomic interval of Puntigrus tetrazona isolate hp1 chromosome 1, ASM1883169v1, whole genome shotgun sequence harbors:
- the ncapd3 gene encoding condensin-2 complex subunit D3: MELMHALQLLKLNSVSTAWVDAVWDFEFTHTDPLDPVIEEEIKEGPDVFKTIYVQLLPFSNEDDDNTQSVWVVFGENGVSAKTLVAVLSYFILGAKTRSPSLEQRLCGLQAASLYLLLLKIPGSVANKVYHQILFDTCLSMPLKCWPQDSGKKRKKDSLKSSQGDPKTGKRSKPPKKVPEEVEFDDDEDDEEEGMYFAAQDLLKIREGIVLLVRTLLRLLERFSLRDKPQSADSCVQLFTELTNFEPVIGDMSFSQERCVDQLKSLPELSYHGLGLLCSTIHGEGDECRRRVFRKLLYVILMMKTQESSKPCLLAPSQAVCGARDQAILFISHIVDEQREATLPLLRILVQHICHQMVEKSDYRASGAQAVGKLMAKMSCQDYAAIVKWLYSYSRNKKVAFRMFALDVAMVLLEQSERELDDTVDPELAVFLPHRFLVHNIIYNHRNDVSPTVRGHALHCLAQCLELGSQNATKCVHELFSNSSQTILESGRSEQTLKRRETVQKTALTFRTIELSKHKSMTTTHRSVMNTSLQNEETVTLFKKHVSDPKTNARKSALETIMSLLKHGVISCSAENLNILSDRCRDPAVSVKKKAMQCLMDLLAALPENREVQEAWLRGVLPAVMDSESSVQEKALECLDRVVIAHIKSQGKYLDSDTSQMLAWELLGLICEKCQDLSRYFSKAFSVWAPQQKFTPAFVNGLLSHTKGERAAAAWLLLAKVASCSPKLNYGTILDTWENTIRSPVVSVTMTCHILSVLGDVASNINDDTKTRIVDDLMSWLKTFSLPLEVISSCVDTLVRFARSDNTQDALKFLDCFCGELVSVCESYLSAVILQEKGAENINEDLLVKHLYTLGAASLHCPSKVGKRIFLLVQSVLTPSEQQPVPAEGEELPASQPLSQFKPNSMPTLVRAHAVITLGKLCLQHEELMLKYLPVFARELEVGTELAVRSNVVVVMCDLCVRYTNTVTRYIPNISACLRDKDPIVREQTLIMLTNLLQEEYVKWKGALFFRFAIALVDPDPTIADLCEYCLVDLLLKKSPLMFSQHFIECVFHFNSYEKHKKYNKFPQTESEKSKFSLKGPQNQGKRFRIYRFLLKNFTDEQRFNITTKICQDILASFVDSELPLDSEGSELLADTFDILSLKEMKLTAMSGPAAGEEPQEDEMAMAKAVLQVAQKKLISQVQKRNFVENVIPIIISLKNMLEEQHSPVLKHLMAYLQVTMQDYRSEVKELFAADEQLAAEVEYNLKQFEKEKQEKEQQQTENQLANFTLSPRQNGNAVASPAQAANVGGQTGFASPLNAAKSSVQTPKSALRRRTYAGMVTPVRTHSSPTVFSTGRGKQLGRAISTPQASINEVTFGEQVSAICNGSKILDEERSVLHLMSPEQQKPVPRQWNVESPLVQKLRTKKRF, translated from the exons ATGGAGTTGATGCATGCGTTgcagttattaaaattaaacagtgTGTCTACAG CCTGGGTGGATGCAGTGTGGGATTTCGAGTTCACGCACACAGACCCTCTTGACCCAGTTATTGAGGAGGAGATAAAGGAAGGCCCTGatgttttcaaaacaatttaCGTGCAGCTTTTGCCCTTCTCCAATGAGGATGATGACAATACACAG AGTGTCTGGGTGGTGTTCGGTGAGAACGGAGTCTCTGCAAAAACTTTGGTGGCTGTCCTTTCCTACTTCATCCTTGGTGCTAAAACCAGAAGTCCCAGTCTTGAACAGAGACTATGTGGTCTACAGGCAGCCTCTCTATACTTGTTGTTGCTAAAAATACCTG GGAGTGTTGCAAATAAAGTGTACCACCAGATTCTTTTTGATACCTGTCTGAGCATGCCACTGAAATGCTGGCCTCAAGACTCCGGCAAGAAACGCAAGaaagattctttaaaaagcTCTCAAGGTGATCCAAAAACTGGCAAACGATCAAAACCCCCAAAGAAAGTGCCAGAAGAG GTAGAGTTTGATGATGACGAAGATGACGAAGAAGAGGGGATGTACTTTGCTGCGCAGGATTTGCTGAAAATAAGAGAAGGCATTGTCTTGCTGGTTCGCACACTTCTGAGACTGCTCGAGAGATTTTCTCTTCGAGACAAACCTCAGAGTGCTGACAGCTGTGTTCAG CTTTTCACTGAACTTACCAACTTTGAGCCGGTCATTGGAGATATGTCATTCTCTCAGGAAag GTGTGTGGACCAATTAAAGAGTCTGCCTGAGCTGTCCTATCATGGACTGGGGCTACTTTGCTCAACCATTCATGGTGAAGGAGATGAG TGTCGTCGCAGAGTATTCCGCAAGCTACTCTATGTTATTCTGATGATGAAAACACAAGAGAGCTCCAAGCCATGTCTTCTTGCTCCATCTCAGGCTGTTTGTGGTGCCAGAGACCAGGCTATACTTTTCATTAG tCATATTGTTGATGAGCAGAGGGAGGCCACGCTGCCGCTTTTACGGATCCTTGTACAACATATCTGCCATCag atgGTAGAGAAGTCTGACTATCGAGCCAGTGGAGCACAGGCTGTTGGGAAACTAATGGCTAAGATGTCATGTCAGGACTATGCAGCCATTGTTAAGTGGCTCTATAGCTACTCCCGAAACAAGAAG GTGGCATTCAGAATGTTTGCGCTTGATGTTGCCATGGTCCTGCTGGAGCAGAGTGAGAGGGAATTGGACGACACGGTGGACCCTGAGCTGGCTGTGTTCCTGCCACACAGGTTTCTGGTGCACAACATCATCTACAATCATCGTAATGATGTTTCCCCTACAGTCAGAGGGCACGCGTTGCACtgccttgcacagtgtctggaGCTTGGTTCCCAGAATGCTACAAAATGTGTTCATGAGCTCTTTTCCAACA gttCTCAGACTATATTGGAGTCAGGCCGCTCTGAGC aaactCTAAAACGACGAGAGACTGTTCAGAAAACCGCTCTGACCTTCAGAACCATTGAGCTTTCAAAACACAAGAGCATGACCACGACCCACAGGAGCGTCATGAATACTTCTTTACAGA atgaggAAACTGTGACCCTGTTTAAAAAACACGTCAGTGATCCAAAAACCAATGCTAGAAAAAGCGCACTGGAG ACTATCATGAGTCTGCTGAAGCATGGGGTGATCTCATGCAGTGCAGAGAATCTGAATATTCTGTCAGATCGCTGCAGGGATCCTGCTGTCTCAGTGAAGAAGAAAGCCATGCAGTGCCTTATGGATCTCCTTGCT GCTCTGCCTGAGAATAGAGAAGTGCAGGAGGCCTGGCTGAGAGGAGTGTTACCGGCTGTCATGGACTCTGAGAGCTCTGTGCAAGAGAAAGCTCTTGAATGTCTTGACCGTGTTGTCATCGCTCACATTAAGAGTCAAGGCAAATATCTGGATAGTGACACCTCTCAGATGCTGGCCTGGGAATTACTGGGGCTGATTTGTGAAAAGTGTCAAGACCTCAG ccgGTATTTCAGCAAGGCTTTCAGCGTGTGGGCTCCGCAGCAGAAGTTCACTCCTGCGTTTGTGAATGGTTTGCTATCTCATACCAAAGGAGAGAGAGCTGCTGCTGCCTGGTTGCTGTTAGCTAAAGTTGCCAGTTGCTCTCCTAAACTGAACTATGGCACCATACTGGATACCTGGGAGAATACTATCAG gtCACCAGTTGTTTCAGTTACAATGACCTGTCATATCTTGAGTGTTCTGGGTGACGTTGCGTCTAATATCAATGACGACACCAAAACTAGAATAGTAG ATGATCTGATGAGCTGGTTGAAGACTTTCAGCCTGCCTTTAGAAGTGATCAGCTCCTGTGTGGATACTCTGGTCCGATTTGCAAGATCGGACAACACTCAGGACGCATTG aagtTCTTGGATTGTTTCTGTGGAGAGCTGgtttctgtgtgtgagagttacCTGTCTGCTGTCATTCTACAAGAGAAGGGAGCTGAAAACATCAATGAAGACCTGCTG GTCAAACATCTTTACACACTGGGTGCTGCTTCTCTCCATTGCCCTTCTAAAGTGGGAAAGAGAATTTTCCTTCTGGTTCAATCTGTTCTAACTCCCTCAGAACAACAGCCAG TTCCTGCTGAAGGAGAAGAGCTGCCAGCTAGTCAGCCTCTTTCTCAGTTCAAACCCAATTCCATGCCAACATTGGTGCGAGCGCATGCTGTTATTACATTAG gTAAGCTGTGTCTACAGCACGAGGAACTGATGTTGAAGTATCTGCCTGTGTTTGCGCGGGAGCTGGAAGTGGGCACAGAGTTGGCCGTTCGCAGTAATGTGGTAGTGGTGATGTGCGATCTTTGCGTGCGGTACACCAACACAGTGACCCGATATATCCCAAATATCTCAGCCTGTCTGAGAGACAAAGACCCCATTGTTCGAGAGCAAACCCTCATTATGCTCACTAATTTATTGCAG GAAGAATATGTGAAATGGAAAGGTGCACTGTTTTTCCGATTTGCTATTGCCCTTGTGGACCCAGACCCTACCATTGCAGA tctttGTGAGTACTGCCTGGTTGACCTCCTGCTTAAGAAGAGTCCTCTCATGTTTTCCCAGCATTTCATCGAATGCGTTTTCCACTTTAACTCTTatgaaaaacacaagaaatataataaattccCTCAAACAGAGAG TGAGAAAAGCAAGTTTTCTCTGAAAGGACCACAGAATCAAGGCAAACGTTTCAGGATCTACAGGTTCCTACTGAAAAACTTTACTGATGAACAACGATTCAATATCACTACCAAAATCTGCCAGGACATCCTTG CCAGCTTTGTGGACTCTGAGCTGCCTCTGGATTCTGAGGGTTCAGAGTTGCTTGCTGATACATTTGACATCCTGTCACTAAAAGAGATGAAACTGACAGCCATGAGTGGCCCAGCAGCAGGAGAGGAACCTCAGGAGGATGAGATGGCCATGGCTAAAGCTGTCTTACAGGTGGCCCAGAAAAAGCTGATCTCACAG GTTCAAAAGAGGAACTTTGTGGAAAATGTTATTCCTATCATCATCAGTCTGAAGAACATGCTTGAGGAGCAACACTCGCCTGTCCTCAAACACCTTATGGCCTACCTACAG GTGACCATGCAGGACTATCGTTCAGAAGTGAAGGAGCTGTTTGCTGCTGATGAGCAGTTGGCTGCAGAGGTGGAGTATAACCTCAAACagtttgaaaaggaaaaacaagaaaaagaacaaCAGCAGACGGAGAACCAACTGGCTAACTTTACCCTGTCACCTCGGCAAAAC ggcAATGCTGTGGCTTCTCCTGCCCAGGCAGCAAACGTAGGGGGGCAGACAGGTTTTGCCAGCCCTCTGAATGCTGCTAAAAGTTCTGTACAAACCCCTAAATCTGCTCTCAG gcGTCGCACTTATGCTGGCATGGTAACTCCAGTCAGGACCCATTCTTCCCCTACGGTGTTTTCAACAG GACGAGGAAAACAGCTTGGGAGAGCCATCAGTACTCCACAAG CGAGCATCAATGAAGTGACATTTGGAGAGCAAGTCAGTGCCATCTGCAAtg GAAGCAAAATTTTGGATGAAGAAAGGAGTGTTCTGCATCTCATGTCACCAGAACAaca AAAACCGGTGCCCAGGCAGTGGAATGTGGAATCTCCTCTTGTACAAAAACTGAGaactaaaaaaaggttttag